Proteins encoded by one window of Chanos chanos chromosome 7, fChaCha1.1, whole genome shotgun sequence:
- the arrb2b gene encoding arrestin, beta 2b isoform X1, whose translation MEGCVCVEDVICDVTWTGTVVYRKGVERLGLTVYLGKRDFVDHLDHVDPVDGVLLIDPEYLKDRKVFVTLTCAFRYGREDLDVLGLSFRKDLYISTFQAFPPLPEERKPLSRLQERLLKKLGQHAYPFNFTIPQNLPCSVTLQPGPEDTGKACGVDFEVRAFCAKSVEEKIHKRNSVRLVIRKVQYAPEKPGPQPMVETTRSFLMSDRSLHLEASLDKELYYHGEPISVNVHVTNNSTKTVKRVKISVRQYADICLFSTAQYKCPVAHVEADDQVSPSSTFCKVYTLTPTLTNNREKRGLALDGKLKHEDTNLASSTIVKDVSNKEVLGILVSYRVKVKLVVSRGGDVSVELPFVLMHPKPSDQSSSRPQSVVPETDVPVDTNLIEFETNNYSQDDDFVFEDFARLRLKGMKDEKDEDDHFC comes from the exons atggagggctgtgtgtgtgttgaggatgTGATTTGTGATGTCACTTGGACTGGCACAGTTGTCTACAGGAAAGGAGTGGAACGTCTTGGG ctcACAGTTTACTTGGGGAAAAGGGACTTTGTTGATCATCTGGATCACGTGGACCCCGTGG aTGGAGTGCTATTGATTGATCCTGAGTAccttaaagacagaaaag TTTTTGTGACCCTGACGTGCGCGTTCCGCTATGGCCGTGAGGACCTGGACGTGTTGGGCCTATCATTCCGGAAAGATCTGTACATCTCCACGTTCCAGGCGTTTCCCCCTCTACCTGAGGAAAGAAAACCGCTGAGTCGTCTTCAGGAGAGACTACTCAAGAAACTAGGCCAGCACGCGTACCCTTTCAACTTCACT atTCCTCAGAATCTGCCCTGCTCAGTCACTCTGCAACCAGGACCAGAAGATACTGGAAAG GCGTGTGGAGTAGACTTTGAGGTGCGAGCGTTTTGTGCCAAATCAGTAGAGGAGAAGATTCATAAAAG GAACTCTGTGCGGTTGGTGATTAGGAAGGTGCAGTATGCTCCAGAGAAGCCCGGTCCACAGCCCATGGTGGAGACCACACGCAGCTTCCTCATGTCAGACCGCTCCTTACACCTGGAGGCCTCACTGGACAAAGAG ctgtacTACCATGGAGAGCCTATTAGTGTCAATGTCCATGTCACTAACAACTCCACCAAAACCGTCAAACGAGTGAAAATCTCGG TGCGCCAGTACGCTGACATCTGTCTGTTCAGCACCGCACAGTACAAATGCCCTGTGGCCCACGTGGAGGCTGA TGACCAGGTCTCTCCCAGCTCCACGTTCTGCAAggtctacacactcacacccacgtTGACCAACAACCGTGAGAAGAGGGGACTGGCCCTGGATGGGAAACTCAAACATGAAGACACCAACCTGGCCTCTAGCaccat agtgaAGGATGTCTCCAATAAAGAAGTACTGGGGATCTTGGTGTCTTACAGAGTCAAAGTCAAACTTGTGGTGTCTCGTGGAGG CGACGTTTCCGTGGAGCTTCCGTTTGTCCTGATGCACCCCAAACCCTCGGACCAGTCCAGCTCCCGACCGCAGTCAG ttGTGCCCGAGACGGACGTTCCCGTGGATACCAATCTGATAGAGTTTGAGACGAA taattaCTCACAGGATGATGACTTTGTGTTTGAGGACTTTGCGCGCCTGCGCCTGAAAGGGATGAAAGACGAGAAAGACGAGGACGACCATTTCTGCTAA
- the arrb2b gene encoding arrestin, beta 2b isoform X2, with product MGDKAGTRVFKKSSPNCKLTVYLGKRDFVDHLDHVDPVDGVLLIDPEYLKDRKVFVTLTCAFRYGREDLDVLGLSFRKDLYISTFQAFPPLPEERKPLSRLQERLLKKLGQHAYPFNFTIPQNLPCSVTLQPGPEDTGKACGVDFEVRAFCAKSVEEKIHKRNSVRLVIRKVQYAPEKPGPQPMVETTRSFLMSDRSLHLEASLDKELYYHGEPISVNVHVTNNSTKTVKRVKISVRQYADICLFSTAQYKCPVAHVEADDQVSPSSTFCKVYTLTPTLTNNREKRGLALDGKLKHEDTNLASSTIVKDVSNKEVLGILVSYRVKVKLVVSRGGDVSVELPFVLMHPKPSDQSSSRPQSVVPETDVPVDTNLIEFETNNYSQDDDFVFEDFARLRLKGMKDEKDEDDHFC from the exons AGTCTTTAAGAAGTCTAGCCCCAACTGCAAG ctcACAGTTTACTTGGGGAAAAGGGACTTTGTTGATCATCTGGATCACGTGGACCCCGTGG aTGGAGTGCTATTGATTGATCCTGAGTAccttaaagacagaaaag TTTTTGTGACCCTGACGTGCGCGTTCCGCTATGGCCGTGAGGACCTGGACGTGTTGGGCCTATCATTCCGGAAAGATCTGTACATCTCCACGTTCCAGGCGTTTCCCCCTCTACCTGAGGAAAGAAAACCGCTGAGTCGTCTTCAGGAGAGACTACTCAAGAAACTAGGCCAGCACGCGTACCCTTTCAACTTCACT atTCCTCAGAATCTGCCCTGCTCAGTCACTCTGCAACCAGGACCAGAAGATACTGGAAAG GCGTGTGGAGTAGACTTTGAGGTGCGAGCGTTTTGTGCCAAATCAGTAGAGGAGAAGATTCATAAAAG GAACTCTGTGCGGTTGGTGATTAGGAAGGTGCAGTATGCTCCAGAGAAGCCCGGTCCACAGCCCATGGTGGAGACCACACGCAGCTTCCTCATGTCAGACCGCTCCTTACACCTGGAGGCCTCACTGGACAAAGAG ctgtacTACCATGGAGAGCCTATTAGTGTCAATGTCCATGTCACTAACAACTCCACCAAAACCGTCAAACGAGTGAAAATCTCGG TGCGCCAGTACGCTGACATCTGTCTGTTCAGCACCGCACAGTACAAATGCCCTGTGGCCCACGTGGAGGCTGA TGACCAGGTCTCTCCCAGCTCCACGTTCTGCAAggtctacacactcacacccacgtTGACCAACAACCGTGAGAAGAGGGGACTGGCCCTGGATGGGAAACTCAAACATGAAGACACCAACCTGGCCTCTAGCaccat agtgaAGGATGTCTCCAATAAAGAAGTACTGGGGATCTTGGTGTCTTACAGAGTCAAAGTCAAACTTGTGGTGTCTCGTGGAGG CGACGTTTCCGTGGAGCTTCCGTTTGTCCTGATGCACCCCAAACCCTCGGACCAGTCCAGCTCCCGACCGCAGTCAG ttGTGCCCGAGACGGACGTTCCCGTGGATACCAATCTGATAGAGTTTGAGACGAA taattaCTCACAGGATGATGACTTTGTGTTTGAGGACTTTGCGCGCCTGCGCCTGAAAGGGATGAAAGACGAGAAAGACGAGGACGACCATTTCTGCTAA